The sequence below is a genomic window from Tenacibaculum tangerinum.
TCGGTGCCTTCGTCGTCTTTCTTAGATGGAATTCCAAATAACAAAACTGCTGGAATTTTTAAGGCTACTACTTCGTCTAATTCTTTAGAAATAGTATCTAATGAATAACGGTTGATTCCTGGCATAGAAGGAATTTCGGTTTCAATGCCTGTTCCTTCTTCTATAAATAATGGGTATATAAAATCGTCTACCGATAGTTTGTTTTCTCTCACTAATCGACGGATGTTTTCTGTTTTTCTTAGTCTGCGTGTTCTAAACATAATACTTTATAACAGTAAAAATTCAAATCTTTTTACTTCTATTTAATTCTTCTATTATTTGAGATCTATACACTTTATCATAATGATGCGTATATGGGTCTTGCATAAAAAACCCTTCTTTTGCCATTTCTTCAGCTTGTATTATCTTTTCTTTATACTCTTTAATATTATTTAGATGCTTGTTACACATTGCTATATAATATTTATTATCTGCTAATTTGTTACTCTCCTCTTGCTTTTTAAAATTCTTTAAAGCTTGTTGGTATTCTCCTTTTTCAAAGTACAAAACCCCAAGGTGATAATAGTTAAACAAATCTGATTCTTCATTGTTATTTTTTAAATAATCTTCAATTATTTTAATTGCTTCATCTTTTTTACCAATCGCTTTGTAACATATCGCTTTGGCTATTAACAAATGATAATCTCCATTTTGACAATACCCTATATCTCCTTTTATTATTTTTTCATATTCTTCAATGTCTCTTATAGCTCCTTTATAGTCTCTAAAAAATTGATATCGGCACCAACCTCTATAACCAAGGTGCATTTTTGGGTTCAATTCAACAGCTTTATCAATTAAGGGTTTCCATGATAAAAAATCACCACTTTTTAAATACGCTATTGATTTAGCCCAATAAGCGTCATCATAAGTAGAATCTATCTGTATAACCTCATCTAATAATTCTTGATATTCTTTAGTGAATTGATAAAATTGGTATGCTTCTTTTTGTTTTTTACAGGCTTCATATTTTTTATAATTGCCCTTCCATTTATAGGACTCACAATTTTGAGCAAAAATTTTACTTCCAAAACAAATTAGAAAATATGTTATAATAAATCTCATGGTAAAATTTCTATAAGGTTTCCTTTTTCTATTTTGAAGATTAAGTATTGATAATAATCTATTTTATTACCTCGACTGTCGTCTTTTATTTTCCAACCATCTAAACTTTGAGTTATCATCAATAACTGATTAATAATTCTATCATCAAAAGTAAATTGTTCGTAGTTAACATTCATTTGTATAACTCTAAACCTCCCTGTTTCTCCTTTGCAATTAACAATAAACCGAATCCGTATCAGTCCACTTTCATCCACTTTTATATGACTATACTTTTTCTCAAATAACTGTTCTATTTCTTTTTTACCTCCTTTATACTCTAACCCCTTACCTTTATTAAAATATTGAAATATATTATCTTCTCCATTACAAAGAATAAAGTTTGGACTGTCTAATTTTACATCATAACTAATATCTCCAACTTGACGTGGATATATGTTCTTTTCAACCTTTTTCTTTTCACAACTAAAAAGAAGGATAAAACAGGTAACATAAAATAACTTCTTCATCTTATACTTTTACAAAATGTAGATTTACCAATTCTAAAACACTTTCTACGGTTGGCATCTTCGCTATTTGTACTTCTTTAAAATACTTTTTTGCTTCGTTAGCGGTACTTTCTCCAATACAGAAGGCAATTGTATCTGCTGTATTTTTTTTCATGTAACTTTCAACAGTTGACGGACTGTAAAATAATACGCCGTTTACTTTTTCGTCAACTTTTGCTGGACTGTACATGGTTTTATAAGCTTCAACTTCATGTACCGTAATTTCGTTTGCTTTTAAAATAAGTGGTAAGGTTTCTAAACGCAAATTACTACAGAAATAGGTTACCTCTTGCCCTTTTAATTCTTTTGACAAATACTTAGATAGTTTTTTCGCATTTCTTTCTGAATGCGTTACTTTTCCGATACGTTGTTCGATTAGCTTCTTGGTTCTTCGACCTACACAATAAATATTTTTGAATTGTAATTCGTCTGAAGAAAAGGAGTTTAAAATCGCTTCTACCCCATTTTTACTGGTAATAATTACATGTTCAATTTCTTCTTTAATTACTTTAGGGGCAATTCTATTAAAACGTATTTTAATAAAGTCGCTGTCTTGAACATCCATGTGTGTTGGTAGTAGTTTTTTTTGTGCTTCAGATAGTTTTTTTGTTGAATAAATTGAAAATTGTTTTTCAATTCCTTCGTCTTCCATCATGAGTAGCTTTCCTCCTTTATCTATTACATAGTTTGCACAATCTTTTGCTACATATTTATGTCTTCCTACTTTTACTTTTTTACTAACTTCAATCTTCTTTTTACCATCTCTACTTAGTAAAATTCCTTTGAAATTGACTTCTTCTTCCTTTTCATTTATAAAAGCTAAAGCTCCAATGGGCGCTGTACACCCTCCTTCTAAACGGTTTAAAAACTCACGTTCTATTCCAGTACAAATTTCTGTATCTTTATCGTTTAACTGAGCACATACTTCTTTAATTTCTTCATTCTCTTCTAAAGCAGTAATCATAATAGCTCCTTGGGCTGGTGCTGGTATCATCCATGATAAATTTACGGCTCCTTTAGGTCGTAAACCGATACGTTCTAATCCTGCTGCTGCAAAAATAGCCCCGTTCCAATCGTTATCTTCTAACTTTTGTAAGCGGGTGTTTACATTTCCGCGTAAGCCTTCTACTGTATGTGTTGGATAACGATTTAGCCATTGTGCTTTTCTACGTAAACTTCCTGTAGCGATTACTCCGTTAGGTTGCGCCATAAACTCTTCATTATCTTTCAATAATAAAATATCGTTGTAGTTGGCACGTTTTAAAACTGCCGCTTGTATAATGCCTTGTGGTAATACGGTTGGAACATCTTTCATGGAATGTACTGCAATATCGATATCGTCATTTAACATAGCGATATCTAAATTTTTAGTAAAAATTCCTGTGATTCCTAATTCGTAAAGGGGCTTGTCTAAAACTAAATCACCCGTTGCTTTAACGGGGATTAATTGAGTTTGATGACCTAATTCTTCTAAAAGTTTTTGAACTTTTTTTGCTTGCCACATAGCCAATTGGCTATCGCGCGTACCTATTCTAATTATCTTCTGCATGGATGGATTCTAAATTTGCTCCGAACACTTTAGCCATTACTTCAATACTCGTATTTACCGAAGTTTCTTCGTCTTTTAAGTGCTTCACAAATTGTGTCGTTATTTTTTGAATAAATCTTGAGGTTAGTATTTCTGCTTGCTCTTCATCAAAATCTTTTATTTTTTTCTTGTGGAAAGCTATTTCGTCTTGTTGAATCGTTTGTAAAGATTCTTTTAAAGCGGTAATTGCAGGCGTAAATCTTCTGTGGTTTAACCACTCTTGAAATTCTTGACTATGTGTTTGAATAATCGCCTCTGCAAGAGGTACTTCTTCTTGACGGATTGCTAAAGTTTCATCGGTAATTTTTGAAAGATCATCAACATTTACTATCGTTACATTCTCTAAATCTCCCACTTCTTTTGACACATTCGCTGGCATTGATAAATCTAAAATCAACAATTCTTTATCAGCTGGAACATGTTCTTTCGTTATTGTAGGAAAACTCGCTCCTGTAGAAACAATTAGCACATCACTATTTGAAACCTCCGTTGCTAAGTTTGCATACGACGCTTTACTAATAGCATTATGGTCTTTTACAAATTCTTCTGTTTTCTCTTCTGTTCTGTTAATTAATCGTACCGATTTGTTTTGGGTGTATTCTGATAGGTTTTTACAGGTATGTTTTCCCATTTTACCTAAGCCAAATACTAAAACATTTTTCGAGTTGTAGTCGGGTAAGTTGTTAATTAGGTATTGAACAGCAGCATACGACACTGAGGTAGTACCTGAGCTTAATCTCGTTTCATTCTTAACTCGCTTGCTTGCTTGCATTACATGGTTAACCAAACGCTCAAAGTACGCATTGGTAGTTCCTACTTCTTTGGCTTGTTTAAATGCCTTGCGTAACTGCCCTACAATCTCGTAGTCTCCTAAAATTTGGCTATCCAACCCTGTTCCCATTCTGAACAAATGTTGAATCGCTTCTTTATTTTTGTATACGTTTGATACGTTTGCAAATTCTTCTACAGAACCATTTGAGTATTTACACAACATACTTATTAACTGAAAAGGGTGTTCAGCAAAACCACAAATCTCAGTTCTGTTACAAGTAGATAGCACGAAAATTCCATCTACTCCTTTTTGTTTTGCTTCTTCTAAAAGTCGAATTTGATTTTCTTTGGAAATACTAAACTTCCCTCTAATCGCAGCATCCGCTTTTTTATAACTAACGCCTATGTTGTATAAATTACTATGATGTTTATTTTCTACTATCATTGAGTCTTCTTCAAAAAAAGGTCGGTCAAAAATATAAATATTGAATAAAAAAAAGTATCGCTCAAAGAACTTTTAATGTCGCTATTTGTTTTTTCGTTTAAAAACACCTTAAAAACTTACGCAAAAGTGTATTTTTGCAGTAAAATAGACTAGGAGAAATAATTTATTTTAGAATCATTCTAAATAACAAAATTTATTAAAACCACTGAATCCATGTCAAAAAACATCGCAGAAAGTACATTTAGAGAAGTTCCTATTGAAGAAGGTTTTTTTATAATAAAATTTCAAAATAACTCTGACGAAACAACGTTTTTTAAAAGAGATATTAACAACTCTTACATACAACTACACTACTGTGTTAAAGGTAATTGTAAATTTCATTTTAACAACAATGATTACACTTTTAACGTCTTAGACAAACATGCTATCTTCTTGTATAATCCACAACAAGATTTACCAATTAACTTAGAAATACTACCTAGAACCTCTT
It includes:
- the hemA gene encoding glutamyl-tRNA reductase; the protein is MIVENKHHSNLYNIGVSYKKADAAIRGKFSISKENQIRLLEEAKQKGVDGIFVLSTCNRTEICGFAEHPFQLISMLCKYSNGSVEEFANVSNVYKNKEAIQHLFRMGTGLDSQILGDYEIVGQLRKAFKQAKEVGTTNAYFERLVNHVMQASKRVKNETRLSSGTTSVSYAAVQYLINNLPDYNSKNVLVFGLGKMGKHTCKNLSEYTQNKSVRLINRTEEKTEEFVKDHNAISKASYANLATEVSNSDVLIVSTGASFPTITKEHVPADKELLILDLSMPANVSKEVGDLENVTIVNVDDLSKITDETLAIRQEEVPLAEAIIQTHSQEFQEWLNHRRFTPAITALKESLQTIQQDEIAFHKKKIKDFDEEQAEILTSRFIQKITTQFVKHLKDEETSVNTSIEVMAKVFGANLESIHAEDN
- a CDS encoding tetratricopeptide repeat protein gives rise to the protein MRFIITYFLICFGSKIFAQNCESYKWKGNYKKYEACKKQKEAYQFYQFTKEYQELLDEVIQIDSTYDDAYWAKSIAYLKSGDFLSWKPLIDKAVELNPKMHLGYRGWCRYQFFRDYKGAIRDIEEYEKIIKGDIGYCQNGDYHLLIAKAICYKAIGKKDEAIKIIEDYLKNNNEESDLFNYYHLGVLYFEKGEYQQALKNFKKQEESNKLADNKYYIAMCNKHLNNIKEYKEKIIQAEEMAKEGFFMQDPYTHHYDKVYRSQIIEELNRSKKI
- the hemC gene encoding hydroxymethylbilane synthase gives rise to the protein MQKIIRIGTRDSQLAMWQAKKVQKLLEELGHQTQLIPVKATGDLVLDKPLYELGITGIFTKNLDIAMLNDDIDIAVHSMKDVPTVLPQGIIQAAVLKRANYNDILLLKDNEEFMAQPNGVIATGSLRRKAQWLNRYPTHTVEGLRGNVNTRLQKLEDNDWNGAIFAAAGLERIGLRPKGAVNLSWMIPAPAQGAIMITALEENEEIKEVCAQLNDKDTEICTGIEREFLNRLEGGCTAPIGALAFINEKEEEVNFKGILLSRDGKKKIEVSKKVKVGRHKYVAKDCANYVIDKGGKLLMMEDEGIEKQFSIYSTKKLSEAQKKLLPTHMDVQDSDFIKIRFNRIAPKVIKEEIEHVIITSKNGVEAILNSFSSDELQFKNIYCVGRRTKKLIEQRIGKVTHSERNAKKLSKYLSKELKGQEVTYFCSNLRLETLPLILKANEITVHEVEAYKTMYSPAKVDEKVNGVLFYSPSTVESYMKKNTADTIAFCIGESTANEAKKYFKEVQIAKMPTVESVLELVNLHFVKV